The Apium graveolens cultivar Ventura chromosome 6, ASM990537v1, whole genome shotgun sequence genome contains a region encoding:
- the LOC141668629 gene encoding short-chain dehydrogenase/reductase 2b-like isoform X2: MADKRVAVVTGANKGIGFETCRKLASNKITVILTARNEKNGTAAVKKLQALGLCDVVFHPLDVKDPASIASLAKFVEFNYKKLDILINNAGENGNAVNLEALPSIIDGGMLQVFDENVDNVKEVSSETYEMAVECLKTNYYGTKRVTEALLPLLQLSKSGRVVNVTSFFGQLQFFYNEKFKAEMSDIENLSVEKIDEILQWFLKDFEDDKLKANGWPLTVAAYKVSKAAVIAYTRIMGKKYPNILINCVHPGYVQTDMSYKTGPMTPEEGARAPVMVAMLPDDGPSGRYFYEMQESTAY; this comes from the exons ATGGCAGACAAAAG GGTTGCAGTTGTTACGGGGGCAAACAAAGGAATTGGATTCGAGACATGTCGAAAACTGGCATCTAACAAAATCACTGTTATATTAACTGCAAGAAATGAGAAAAATGGCACAGCAGCTGTTAAAAAGCTTCAAGCTTTGGGTCTTTGCGATGTGGTTTTCCATCCTCTAGATGTCAAAGATCCTGCAAGTATTGCTTCTTTGGCTAAATTCGTAGAGTTCAACTACAAGAAACTTGATATTCTT ATCAATAATGCAGGGGAAAATGGAAATGCAGTAAACTTGGAAGCACTTCCAAGCATTATTGATGGTGGGATG CTACAGGTGTTCGATGAAAATGTTGACAATGTAAAAGAAGTTTCATCAGAGACGTATGAGATGGCAGTAGAGTGTCTCAAAACAAATTACTACGGAACTAAAAGAGTGACAGAAGCGTTACTTCCTCTTCTTCAGCTCTCCAAATCCGGAAGAGTAGTGAATGTCACATCTTTTTTCGGACAACTGCAG TTTTTCTACAATGAAAAGTTCAAAGCAGAGATGAGTGACATTGAAAACTTGTCAGTAGAGAAAATAGATGAAATCTTGCAGTGGTTTCTGAAAGACTTTGAGGACGATAAGCTTAAGGCCAACGGTTGGCCATTAACTGTAGCTGCTTACAAAGTTTCTAAAGCTGCTGTTATTGCTTACACAAGAATCATGGGCAAGAAATACCCAAATATCCTAATTAACTGTGTGCATCCAGGATATGTCCAAACAGACATGTCATACAAGACAGGACCTATGACTCCGGAAGAGGGTGCTAGAGCTCCTGTAATGGTGGCTATGTTGCCTGACGATGGTCCTTCAGGCCGCTACTTCTATGAGATGCAAGAATCCACCGCATACTAA
- the LOC141668629 gene encoding short-chain dehydrogenase/reductase 2b-like isoform X1, translating to MLCVSNMFVCTAIFRVAVVTGANKGIGFETCRKLASNKITVILTARNEKNGTAAVKKLQALGLCDVVFHPLDVKDPASIASLAKFVEFNYKKLDILINNAGENGNAVNLEALPSIIDGGMLQVFDENVDNVKEVSSETYEMAVECLKTNYYGTKRVTEALLPLLQLSKSGRVVNVTSFFGQLQFFYNEKFKAEMSDIENLSVEKIDEILQWFLKDFEDDKLKANGWPLTVAAYKVSKAAVIAYTRIMGKKYPNILINCVHPGYVQTDMSYKTGPMTPEEGARAPVMVAMLPDDGPSGRYFYEMQESTAY from the exons ATGTTATGTGTGTCTAACATGTTCGTTTGCACGGCCATCTTTAGGGTTGCAGTTGTTACGGGGGCAAACAAAGGAATTGGATTCGAGACATGTCGAAAACTGGCATCTAACAAAATCACTGTTATATTAACTGCAAGAAATGAGAAAAATGGCACAGCAGCTGTTAAAAAGCTTCAAGCTTTGGGTCTTTGCGATGTGGTTTTCCATCCTCTAGATGTCAAAGATCCTGCAAGTATTGCTTCTTTGGCTAAATTCGTAGAGTTCAACTACAAGAAACTTGATATTCTT ATCAATAATGCAGGGGAAAATGGAAATGCAGTAAACTTGGAAGCACTTCCAAGCATTATTGATGGTGGGATG CTACAGGTGTTCGATGAAAATGTTGACAATGTAAAAGAAGTTTCATCAGAGACGTATGAGATGGCAGTAGAGTGTCTCAAAACAAATTACTACGGAACTAAAAGAGTGACAGAAGCGTTACTTCCTCTTCTTCAGCTCTCCAAATCCGGAAGAGTAGTGAATGTCACATCTTTTTTCGGACAACTGCAG TTTTTCTACAATGAAAAGTTCAAAGCAGAGATGAGTGACATTGAAAACTTGTCAGTAGAGAAAATAGATGAAATCTTGCAGTGGTTTCTGAAAGACTTTGAGGACGATAAGCTTAAGGCCAACGGTTGGCCATTAACTGTAGCTGCTTACAAAGTTTCTAAAGCTGCTGTTATTGCTTACACAAGAATCATGGGCAAGAAATACCCAAATATCCTAATTAACTGTGTGCATCCAGGATATGTCCAAACAGACATGTCATACAAGACAGGACCTATGACTCCGGAAGAGGGTGCTAGAGCTCCTGTAATGGTGGCTATGTTGCCTGACGATGGTCCTTCAGGCCGCTACTTCTATGAGATGCAAGAATCCACCGCATACTAA